The genomic stretch TCCCCTCTACGCGCTGGGGGCGCTCCTGGTCTCGGCACCCGCGGTCGGGCTACTCTACCTCTACCGGCGTCACGACCGGGTGGCCGTCTCGCCCGGCTGGAACGGCTGGTGGGTCGTCGTCGCCGCCTCGCTTGGCGGGGCGCTCTCGGGAATCCCGATCGCCCTGCTCGCGTACGTCCTCGCGCTGCCCGCGCCCGTCGTCGCCATCCCGGCCGTGCTGGGAAGCCTCGCGCTGGCGGCGTTCCCGGTGGGGATCTACCGGGACGCGGTCTACCTGCGCAACTCCGATTCGAGCTGGCGGCCGAACCCGGCGCTCTACCTGGCGCTCGCGTTCGTGAGCCTGCTTGTTGCGCTCCTCCAGCCCCCGGTGGCGGCCTACTACCTCTACCGACGCGAGACGGACCTGCCGACGGCCCGAGGAGGTGGATAAACGGGCTGCCCATGCAAGCATCGTCAGGAAGCCGAACCCGGGAGTATCTACGTGTTGCAATGGCACATAGCTTCACCGAGGACGACGAGGGCAAGACCGTCGTCAACGACCAGGGCGATGAGGTCGGTATCATCGCGGACGTCGAGCACGGAACGGCCTACGTCGACCCCGATCCCGGGGTAACCGACAAGATCAAGTCGAAACTCGGGTGGGACGACCGGGGCGAGGACACCTACCCGCTGCAGGAGGAGTCCGTCGACTCGGTCACCGACGACGAGATCCGGCTCGGGTCGGCGACCACGACCGGCTCCGGCGTCGATGCCGGGACCGGCGGCTCCGACACCACGACCGGATCCGGTGCCAACACGCCGACGGGCGACGCCGGCACGGCCGGCGCCGGCACCACCGGCGGGACGACCGGTGCCGCCGGCAACGCCGACAGCGGCGTCACCGACGACGATGACGGCCTCATCGGCGACGACGACGATACCGTCGGGAGCGACGACGGACTCACCGACGACGACGACGGAATCATCGGTGACGACGACGACACCATCGGTAGCGACGACGATGGGTTCACCGACGATGACGACACCATCGGCGACGATGACGACGGACTGCTGGACGACGACGATGACACCATCGGCGACGACGACGATGGGATCATCGGCGACGACGACGATACGATCGGCGATGACGACGACGGACTGCTGGACGATGACGATGATACGATCGGTGACGACGACGATGGTCTGCTGGACGACGATGACGACGACACGCGTCGGTAGGCCGTTCGCAGTTCCTACAATTCTTCGGGCGCACCCGTGGTGAGTGCCGACTCGATCAGGTTCCGGTGGCCCCGGCGCAGCCGCTCGGAGAGCGCCTGGTGTGAGATGCCGAGGGCTGCGGCGAACTCGCCGAGCGTGATCTCCCGCGGGACGCTGTAGTAGCCCCGCTCGACGCCCCCCACGAGCGTGTCGTGTTGCTCCTCCGTGAGGCCGTAGCGGCTGTGGCGCTCCCCGGCGAGGTCGTAGACGCTCGCTACCTCGAACTCGAAGCCCGCCTCCCGACAGCGGCCATAGGTCGCCGAGAGCGACGCCCGATCGGAGAAGAGCACCCGGAGGCGCCACCGCCCATCGCTGCCGGTCGCCGAGAGGACCGTCGAGTCGCCGTCGAGGATCGTTCGGATCGGATCGATCGAGTCCACCCAGTCCATCCGATAGAGCCGTTCGTCGTCGAGCTCGGAGAGGCACTCGACCCCGTCGACGGTCGGGTCGTCGGACAGCGCCGCCTCCAGGGTCTCGAACTCGTCGGTCCGGGCCCACACGAACGGGATCAGGCGCTCCTCGCGGTGGGCCGCGACGCGTTCGATCTCGAACTCGACGTCGGGGACGCCCACGAGGGCGTCCCGCAGCGCGAACTCCGCGGCCGGCATCGTGAGCTCCGCGATCGTTCCCATGCAACGACCAAAAGGGCCGACAGGATAAGGATGCGCACCCGTCGCATGGTTGTCACGTCGACCGACGATACCGACAACAGGCAGTATATGTGCCTCGGGGGCCGACGTGGCGGTATGACCACGCGATCGAACCCGATCCGGCTGGCGACGCGCGGATCGGACCTCGCGCTCGCCCAGGCCGAGTCGGTCAAGCGGGCGCTCTCGGGACGCCGGCGGGAGGTCGAGCTCGTCGAGGTCGAGACGACCGGCGACCGGATCCGCGACGAGCTCATCCACCGGCTGGGCAAGACCGGCGCGTTCGTCCGCAGCCTCGACGAGAAGGTACTAGAGGGGGAGGTCGACGGCGCGATCCACTCGATGAAGGACATGCCCACCGAGGACGCCGAGCTGGTCGTCGCCGCGATCCCCCAGCGCGGCCCGCCCGGCGACCGCCTCGTGACCCCCGACGGGGCCACGCTAGAGGGGCTCCCCGAGGGCGCCGTCGTCGGCACGGGGAGCCTCCGTCGGAAGGCCCAGCTGCTGGCGGAGCGGCCCGACCTGACCGTCGAGCCGCTGCGGGGCAACGTCGACACCCGCGTCGAGAAACTGCTCTCGAAGCCGCTCAACGAGGAGTACGACCGCCGGGTGGCCGCCGACGAGGAACGAAAGGCAAGCACCGACGACGAGTTCGAGCCGGAGTTCGACCAACGGCCCGAGGAGTGGGTCGAGGAGCTCTCGGAACGCGAGCGGGCGGCCTTCGAGCGAAGCGAGTCCTTCGACGCGATCGTGCTCGCGGGTGCCGGCCTCGAGCGCTCGGGGCTGGATCGGGAGGTCCCCACGAGGGAGCTGCCCACGGAGTCGTTCGTCCCCGCGGCGGGCCAGGGCGCGATCGCGGTCGCGATGGCCGACGGCGAGCTCGCCCGCGAGGTCAACGACGCGATCGACCACCCCCGGAGCCGCGTCGAGACGACCGTCGAGCGCTCGATTCTGGCGGCGCTGGGTGGCGGCTGCGTCGCGCCGATCGGGATCCACGCCGTGATCCAGGGCGAGTACGTCCGCACGCGGGTGCAGGTGCTCGCCCGCGAGGGCGATCCGACCATCTCGGTGACCCGCGACCTGCCCGTCGAGCGCCACGCCGAGGCCGCCCGCGAGCTCGCCGAGGAGCTCGCCGACCGGGGCGCGCGCGAGCTGATCGACGAGGCCAAACGCGAGGCGAGCGAGGAGGAGGTCGACACCGAGCGCACGGACGAAGAGGAGGGCGGCGACGAGGGCGGAAAATGACGGGCACGGTCCATCTGGTGGGAAGCGGGCCCGGCGATCCGGAACTGCTGACGGTGAAGGCCAAGCGGCTGATCGAGGAGGGCGACGTCGTGCTCCACGACAAGCTGCCCGGCCCGGAGATCATCGACTCGATTCCGGAGGAGAGACGC from Halalkalicoccus tibetensis encodes the following:
- a CDS encoding bacterio-opsin activator domain-containing protein, with the translated sequence MGTIAELTMPAAEFALRDALVGVPDVEFEIERVAAHREERLIPFVWARTDEFETLEAALSDDPTVDGVECLSELDDERLYRMDWVDSIDPIRTILDGDSTVLSATGSDGRWRLRVLFSDRASLSATYGRCREAGFEFEVASVYDLAGERHSRYGLTEEQHDTLVGGVERGYYSVPREITLGEFAAALGISHQALSERLRRGHRNLIESALTTGAPEEL
- the hemC gene encoding hydroxymethylbilane synthase — encoded protein: MTTRSNPIRLATRGSDLALAQAESVKRALSGRRREVELVEVETTGDRIRDELIHRLGKTGAFVRSLDEKVLEGEVDGAIHSMKDMPTEDAELVVAAIPQRGPPGDRLVTPDGATLEGLPEGAVVGTGSLRRKAQLLAERPDLTVEPLRGNVDTRVEKLLSKPLNEEYDRRVAADEERKASTDDEFEPEFDQRPEEWVEELSERERAAFERSESFDAIVLAGAGLERSGLDREVPTRELPTESFVPAAGQGAIAVAMADGELAREVNDAIDHPRSRVETTVERSILAALGGGCVAPIGIHAVIQGEYVRTRVQVLAREGDPTISVTRDLPVERHAEAARELAEELADRGARELIDEAKREASEEEVDTERTDEEEGGDEGGK